A stretch of DNA from Triticum dicoccoides isolate Atlit2015 ecotype Zavitan chromosome 2A, WEW_v2.0, whole genome shotgun sequence:
CTCCGGCAATATGGCAAGAGCTGTTGAGGGCCATCGTAGATTTCTGGGTCATCGCAAGACTTTGACTCCTGATAGGTAAACATATTTTGCTATTTAAGGTGTTACTATTTTTTCGTTTCCCCCTATAGTTTCCCTCAAAACAAGACTTTATGTAATAAGATAGTAACCACTTCAAAATTATTTCGAAGGTCTTGTATGTCATACAAGAGTGCTTATTTAAAAATTAGAACACCTGATGGGCTGCGCACGTGTGTTTTGTGTGTGGGTGTTGTGGCATCTAAGAGCAGCTGGCTGTTAGATGGACCCAGTTTAGTGCAGGAGTATCTCAGGGTGTGTAGGAGTCCAAGTAAAGTCTTCAGTAGGTTGTGTTAAAGTCAGTTTCGAATAGCTCTATAAAGGAGCAATCTTGTAATAGTTTCCAGCCGCCACCAAATGGTGCATTGCCTGCTTTCCTTACGAAGGGGGTTAATGTTCACTGAACAGTATTCCAGCTTGCGGCAGCTGGAAATAATAAGATTCCTCCTTTATAGAGCTATTCCAAACTGACTTGAACAAAACCGATGTACGACTCTTTACTTCTAATAGGACTCTTACACACCCTGGATACACCCGCATAAACTGGACCCATCTAACAGCCAGCTGGATTCTCTTAGATGCCACAACAGGGTGTGTGTACCTGCGCATGTGAAGTTATGCATCCTTAGTGGACCTATGTTCTATTACTCACAAATAATACTCCTAATGTTTGATGTCTATGAATCTTGACCGAGTGGATGGGTGCATGTGGACTAAGTCCTGTTGCATTTAATCTTCAGGAGAGGATTAGTGGAACTCTTTGGCTTGCTTGAAAAAGGAGAACTTATGGAAGGTCCTAAGCTGTCCTCACTTGTTACTAAAATGCATAAATACAGGTGATTTGATTTTATTGAATATATGAAAATGTTAAATATCACATGCACATTACTTCTGCTCCATACTTCATGGATTGTACTGAGTTTGCATCTCTGATTTCAGGCAAGGCGCCCCAAGGAAGAGATATGCGTCCTTGCCTGGGAGCAAGGGCAGAGCACGTCTTAGGACAGAGGAATCCTTTTACGAAAACCCATTCCCAGAGTGCATCTGCCTGACTGGGAAGCATTGATGTGATGATGGTGTAAAGGTATGCCACTATCCTCTAGCAGCATTATACTAGACTCGTTAGTTTGGAGGTAACTTACTTTTGAATCAAAAGTAGTTTAAATCATATAAATGAGTCATTTGCTAATAGTTATTTTGTCTCTTCAATCTTCTGACAACTACATGAAAAATATGTGTTGTATGAAGACCTAAGTACAGCAAAAGTTAACCACTTTAGAGCAATTTTTAAGATATTGGGAGGAGAGTCCCCTTCCTACCCTAGAGTTAACTTTTTGTTCTAGCTTGCCTGTGAATATTGATTTAATCATAATGCTTTCAACAACTCTAGCTTAATGCTGGTTCTTCTATGATTATGATTGAGATATTCCTTTTAGGTTACCCATGAGGTTATTATGCATATACCATTTTTTAAATGTTTTATAGTTACTGCTCTTATATCATGCTCTAGCCGTTTGTATATCATGCTGTAGCCATTTGTATTGCTGCATTTCATCAAACCCTAGCAAGTTAGCATATCTTAGAATTATTTGAATGAACTTTGAACTGTTCTTATTTGCACTACATGCTGTCACATATACTCAGCTGCTCAGCCTATATTAGGTGTTTCAGTTCGGCCACTGGAGCTCTAGTGACGCATTGAAAGTTGAAATCACACTCATACTTCATGATGCCTTCACACAAGTCAGGCAAGGGCGTCATTCTTTCGCTGATCTAGATCTAAGAACCCTATATGGAGGCCGGCAAGTGTAGTGAAACAACTCTACATGTATCAGTCTATCAGTTCACTGCCAGTCATGGATTAGACATGTAGGCTACAGCCAAGGAAACTTCAAACATGCATTTATGCATTCAGGCCTGGAAGTTGTTATATGCGCCCTGAAGGCGCCTTTAGGTCTGAATTCTATCTGTAACTAGAAGAGGAAGCTTACATACAATGTTCAATTTCTTCAGCTAGATAATCATCGTTACAAATGATGTGTACTTACCCTCCCTTTACATAACGGCATCCCTCATCTTCTCTAATAATAAAACAGATTACGTGATGAACGAACCCAATGGAACCACCCTAGACTACGCGGAATGATTCTGCTATTTGCTTCAGATCCTTGTAATGCCTTTTCCATTGTAGCCCTGCAAAAATACATAATTCCTTTCCAAGATGAGAAAAGTGACCATAGAAATCAGCACCATATAGTGATAAGGACAGTTATTTCACCGTTTGCAGTGACGCTGAACAGGTAGAGCCTATTCCCAGCAGCCGTAGCTGTGATGAAGATATGGGGTGGTTCCAGCTCGAACTGGTAGTAAGTTCTTCCGGAATACTCTGCTGTGGCTGTGGACAAAACCTTCCCTTCCACATTCTCGCCGATGACCTCCGGTCCAAAGGCGTTGATCACCTTCTCCGGCGTGCCGATCTTCTCGATCGTTGCATCGTCAAGGTCATCTTGGCAGTTTCAGCATGATAGTCAGTACCATGAGACAGTTACCACGCTACAAAATATGCCAGGAAAGAACAGTTTGTTCAGGGCTCACCTGCAAACCTACGAGTGGGCGCTACGATGACAGATAGTCGGCCCTCCTTGGGGTTTCCGAACCGCAGGTCGATCTCTGTGCCACCGAGATCAGCAATCGACACTGGTGTCTAAATCAGAACACATCTTTTGGATCAGAAAGTGTGTGACTGACTATGTTTTGAAAGCTAAATTTCTGCCAGTAGCTCCAGTTCTCACCTCTTCCCAGCCATCAGGAACTTTGAAGCTGTACGGGATGATCGGGCTCCAGCCGACTCCGTGGCCACCAGACTTTTCATCCGGCCTGCGGTATGTTTTCCAACCTATCTGAACAAATTACATCCTTACGACATGCACCATGAGAATATGAAAGGCGTATCTGAAGTCTGATCTGCTCTAAGTTGAACTACCAAGAACATATCACATGGAATTAACAGATGAAGATGGCAGCAAGTAAGAACCAACCATTCTGATCAGGGCCAGAGAGCCCAGGGATCCTCCCTGCCAGCGGGCCCTGCTTGGCCGCCGCCAGGCCATCGCCTGCAAAACCAAGCACCGAAACTCCACAAGCTGCTGCTGCAGAGGCCAGTGCATTTCTCCTCCCTACCAAGGCCACCAtcaccccctctctctcttcctcctcATGCGATCCTGACAGGGTGGGCCCACCGCTGCACCTCACAACCGCAGGCGCCCTCCCCTTGGTAGGGTGAACCTGCTTTGTAAGGAACAGAGAGGAGGAGGAGCTTGGCAAGAAGAGGGCCAAGCTGCTCATCTCTGCTAGCTAGAAGTCTTCCTTCTGTGTGATTCGGCTCTGCCTGTTGTTCTTGGGAACTGCTGCTTCTGGTTTTGCCCGGAGAGAATTATCTCTCTTTTGTTCGGTTCATCTTCATCATACATACTCCGCGGGCTGCTGTGGGCCGCAGGGGATGAGTGGCCAGGAGGGTTTGAGGGTTGAGACCAAACATCTCACCTTTGCCCTGTTTGTTTTCTGCCGTGCCTGGCTCGAATGGAAAATCATTTCTTTTTTGCTTTTGGCTTTGGCTTTGCACATAAAATCTGAGTAAATAAGAGAATCTACAGCCGGAAATCTGGGCGACTGACCGGCCAGTCCTCAAATTGGGTCTTCCACATCCGTGTATCTCATATCCGATCCTCTATATCCATACTAAACCATGCAACGTGGATAAAACTATGTAGATCATGAAATGGGACATAAAATCAGACATAGAAATGCATAATCCGTTCACCAAAAGATCACCACCGGATCTTTAAAAGACCGCCAAAGTTTACATAATGCACATAAACGACGGCCAAGTTTAAACTACATCTAAAAACTTGAAATTAAATTTCCTAGTCAAAAAAAAAACTTGAAATTAAAGTGGAGAAGACGGATCTTCACCACTTCCTTGCTGGCCCTTTCCTCTTCTGGTCGAGAGGTAGCTGTAGGCGCCGACGGCCGGTGGAGGATCGTCTGAGTCGTCGGAGGAGGCGCCGTGGTCGTCGCCGTTGTCGAAGGAGTCGGAGAGGACGATGAGCCCTTTGAGCCACTGGACTACCATGTCTTGCTACCGCTTGAGCTTCGCCACCCAAGCCGCTgcctccgccgcctcgcgctccgACTGCTCAATGGCAAGCCAGAGCGCCTTTGCGTTCTTCCGGCGGAGCCGCTGAGCGTTTGTCTCCGCCGTCGTAAGCGACCGGCGGTAGACCCAAGCGAGAAGCGCTCGTTCTCGTCGGGCTCCGCCGGCAACCCACGGCGACGGTGCATGAATTGCTCTGTCGCGTCCCTCTCCCTTGCATGCTGCCTCTCACGGCGGGCAGCGGGTGCCTCTGATTCCAGCGTGCGCGTCCGAGCGGACGGGACGGGCATAAGCACCCACCGCCGCCCTTGCGGAGCAGCAGCCGACGTGACAGGGGACTGCAGTGGGGACTGCAGTGCAGACTGCCCAACCCTCGCAGAGCTGCGCGCGGGCTGGGATAGCCCAGCTCCAGCGTCCGCACCGCGCCGGCGGGGGAGAGGCGAGGCGGCAGATCTGAAAATGCCCCCTGTGTCCACCTTTGACCTCGTGAAGGCAATGCTAAGGGCTAACTCCTCGTCGACGTCGAGGTCGGAGTCGGAGCGGCTGCCAGCGCTCGACATGGTTGTCGGAGTTGTCGGAGTGGATCAGAATCAGAGAAATCAAAGTAGGTGGAGAAGAAGAGACAAAGCGAGAGCGGAGTGAACTGAGCTATGGTTTTCGGGTTGGGGTGGATTGGTGGTTTTTGTGGGGACGGAGTGGGATCGGGGTGGGCTGAGCTAACATGGCGGACAGGCCCATACTGTCAATATCGGCCCTATATTTGGGTGGGATATGAGA
This window harbors:
- the LOC119355633 gene encoding psbP domain-containing protein 4, chloroplastic-like isoform X2; this translates as MAWRRPSRARWQGGSLGSLALIRMIGWKTYRRPDEKSGGHGVGWSPIIPYSFKVPDGWEETPVSIADLGGTEIDLRFGNPKEGRLSVIVAPTRRFADDLDDATIEKIGTPEKVINAFGPEVIGENVEGKVLSTATAEYSGRTYYQFELEPPHIFITATAAGNRLYLFSVTANGLQWKRHYKDLKQIAESFRVV
- the LOC119355633 gene encoding psbP domain-containing protein 4, chloroplastic-like isoform X1, whose amino-acid sequence is MSSLALFLPSSSSSLFLTKQVHPTKGRAPAVVRCSGGPTLSGSHEEEEREGVMVALVGRRNALASAAAACGVSVLGFAGDGLAAAKQGPLAGRIPGLSGPDQNGWKTYRRPDEKSGGHGVGWSPIIPYSFKVPDGWEETPVSIADLGGTEIDLRFGNPKEGRLSVIVAPTRRFADDLDDATIEKIGTPEKVINAFGPEVIGENVEGKVLSTATAEYSGRTYYQFELEPPHIFITATAAGNRLYLFSVTANGLQWKRHYKDLKQIAESFRVV